A genomic window from Variovorax paradoxus includes:
- the rimO gene encoding 30S ribosomal protein S12 methylthiotransferase RimO: MSEVASPERTAMPTAPKVGFVSLGCPKALTDSELILTQLSAEGYQTAKTFEGADLVIVNTCGFIDDAVKESLDTIGEALAENGRVIVTGCLGAKTGDQGGNLVRQMHPSVLAVTGPHATQEVMDAVHANLPKPHDPFVDLVPNTFGIAGLKLTPRHYAYLKISEGCNHRCTFCIIPSMRGDLVSRPVGDVLNEAKALFEGGVKELLVISQDTSAYGVDVKYRTGFWDGKPVKTRMLELVRTLGEIAEPYGAWVRLHYVYPYPSVDEIIPSMASGQVLPYLDVPLQHSHPDVLKRMKRPASGEKNLERLARWREVCPELVIRSTFIAGFPGETEQEFEHLLEFIREAEIDRAGCFAYSPVAGATANDIPGMLPEAEREARRARFMEVAEAVSIAKLQRRIGSTMQVLVDSAPGMGRKGGVGRTYADAPEIDGTVRLLPPEKISKTLKVGEFTRARIVGAEGHDLIALPV; encoded by the coding sequence ATGAGCGAAGTTGCCTCCCCCGAACGTACGGCCATGCCGACCGCCCCCAAGGTCGGTTTCGTGAGCCTGGGCTGCCCCAAGGCCCTGACCGATTCCGAACTGATCCTGACCCAGCTGAGTGCCGAGGGTTATCAAACCGCCAAGACTTTCGAAGGTGCCGATCTGGTGATCGTCAACACCTGCGGCTTCATCGACGATGCCGTGAAGGAGAGTCTGGACACCATTGGCGAAGCGCTGGCCGAGAATGGCCGTGTGATCGTTACTGGCTGTCTGGGCGCCAAGACTGGCGACCAGGGCGGCAATCTGGTGCGCCAGATGCATCCGAGCGTGCTGGCCGTGACCGGCCCGCACGCCACGCAGGAAGTGATGGATGCGGTGCACGCCAATCTGCCGAAGCCGCATGACCCATTCGTCGACCTGGTGCCGAACACTTTCGGTATCGCCGGCCTCAAGCTGACGCCTCGCCACTATGCGTACCTGAAGATCAGCGAGGGCTGCAATCATCGCTGCACCTTCTGCATCATTCCCTCGATGCGCGGCGACCTCGTGTCGCGGCCGGTCGGCGACGTGTTGAACGAAGCAAAGGCCTTGTTCGAAGGCGGCGTGAAAGAGCTGCTGGTGATCAGCCAGGACACCTCGGCCTATGGCGTCGACGTGAAATACCGCACCGGGTTCTGGGATGGCAAGCCGGTCAAGACCCGCATGCTCGAATTGGTGCGCACACTGGGTGAAATCGCCGAGCCGTATGGCGCCTGGGTTCGCCTGCACTACGTGTACCCGTACCCGAGCGTCGACGAGATCATTCCGTCGATGGCGAGCGGTCAGGTGCTGCCGTACCTCGACGTTCCTTTGCAGCATAGCCATCCCGATGTGCTGAAGCGCATGAAGCGCCCGGCCAGTGGTGAAAAAAATCTGGAGCGGCTGGCGCGCTGGCGCGAGGTGTGCCCGGAGCTCGTGATTCGCAGTACCTTCATCGCTGGCTTCCCCGGCGAGACGGAGCAGGAATTCGAGCATCTGCTCGAATTCATCCGTGAAGCCGAAATCGACCGTGCCGGTTGCTTTGCCTACAGCCCGGTGGCAGGTGCTACCGCCAACGATATTCCGGGCATGCTGCCCGAAGCCGAGCGCGAGGCGCGCCGCGCGCGTTTCATGGAGGTGGCTGAGGCCGTGTCGATCGCCAAGCTGCAAAGGCGCATCGGCTCGACGATGCAGGTGCTGGTCGATTCGGCGCCCGGCATGGGTCGCAAGGGCGGAGTGGGGCGCACGTATGCCGATGCGCCGGAGATCGACGGCACGGTTCGCCTGCTGCCGCCCGAGAAGATCAGCAAGACGCTGAAGGTGGGTGAGTTCACCCGCGCGCGCATCGTGGGTGCCGAGGGCCACGACCTGATCGCATTGCCCGTTTGA